From Virgibacillus natechei, the proteins below share one genomic window:
- a CDS encoding acetylornithine transaminase — MSETVTTPTTSAVMNTYGRFPITLVKGKGSYVWDDNDEKFLDYTSGIATCNLGHVPEQVKSKVMEQLDTLWHCSNLYDIPSQQELATVLAENSCFDKVFFCNSGAEANESAIKIAKKYAKDKGHSKKTEFVTFHNSFHGRTGTTMAATGQEKIQQGFTPLTPGFRYLPFNDANALAQINDQQTTAVILELVQGEGGVYPAEQAWIKQLEALCKKEDILLIIDEIQTGIGRTGTLFAYEQYGIEPDVITVAKGLGSGFPVGAMLAKEAVANSFQPGTHGSTFGGNPLAMSAGLATIDTILSEDILPEVSAKGLWLTSKLEELQQEFSSIEQVRGLGLLIGIQLSTDAKVLISECRKRGLLVLPAGANVLRVLPPLTTTYEELERFVDTLKQILTELEVSLP, encoded by the coding sequence ATGTCTGAAACTGTGACAACTCCAACCACGTCAGCAGTAATGAATACGTACGGACGGTTTCCTATAACACTAGTAAAAGGAAAAGGCAGCTACGTGTGGGATGATAATGATGAAAAATTCCTTGATTACACTTCTGGCATCGCCACCTGCAATTTAGGGCATGTTCCAGAACAGGTTAAGTCTAAAGTTATGGAACAACTTGATACATTATGGCATTGTTCCAATCTCTATGATATACCTTCCCAACAAGAACTGGCAACTGTATTAGCAGAGAACAGTTGTTTTGATAAGGTGTTTTTTTGCAATAGTGGTGCGGAAGCAAATGAATCCGCGATTAAAATAGCAAAAAAATATGCGAAGGATAAAGGTCATTCGAAAAAGACAGAGTTCGTAACATTCCATAATTCATTTCATGGTCGTACAGGAACGACAATGGCAGCAACAGGACAGGAAAAAATTCAACAAGGGTTCACTCCGTTAACACCTGGCTTTCGTTATTTGCCATTTAATGATGCGAATGCGCTCGCGCAAATAAATGACCAACAAACAACTGCAGTTATTTTGGAACTCGTCCAGGGCGAAGGGGGAGTATACCCTGCCGAGCAAGCTTGGATTAAGCAGCTGGAAGCGTTATGTAAGAAGGAAGATATTCTACTAATTATAGATGAAATTCAAACAGGGATTGGAAGAACAGGGACATTGTTTGCCTATGAACAATATGGAATTGAGCCGGATGTTATAACGGTGGCAAAAGGATTAGGATCCGGTTTTCCAGTAGGTGCGATGCTAGCAAAAGAAGCTGTTGCTAATTCATTTCAGCCCGGAACCCATGGAAGTACCTTTGGCGGAAATCCACTAGCGATGAGTGCTGGCTTGGCAACCATAGATACAATTCTAAGCGAAGATATACTTCCGGAAGTAAGTGCTAAAGGGTTATGGTTAACGAGCAAATTAGAAGAATTGCAGCAGGAGTTTTCTAGTATTGAACAAGTAAGAGGTCTTGGCCTTCTAATAGGCATTCAATTGTCAACTGACGCGAAAGTTTTGATAAGTGAATGTAGAAAAAGAGGATTACTCGTTCTTCCTGCAGGAGCAAATGTACTCAGAGTTTTGCCTCCCTTAACCACAACATATGAAGAGTTAGAACGTTTTGTTGATACACTTAAGCAAATTTTAACCGAGTTAGAGGTGAGTTTACCATGA
- a CDS encoding carbamoyl phosphate synthase small subunit yields the protein MTKGYLVLETGEAFSGDWIGAEREIAGELVFNTSMTGYQEMVTDPSYAGQILTFTYPSIGNCGVNGEDEESKSISVSAVIASDICEEPSHYQSTRTFSEELKQANIPGLTNVDTRALVAVIRKHHTVRGKIVAEWNKDSPLIEWKEKDSLGLIRDVAIKRSETYGNGSYHVVLVDFGYKKSIVDALLEQNCTVTIVPYDTSLEAIEALDPDGILLSNGPGDPIEMTTFLLKIKTLTKNYPTLGIGLGHQLIALAHGGKTKKMPVGHRGGNYPVKELGTGKVRMTSQNHGYVVEEDSVDNQVFQAIFRNVNDKSLEGMKHVSLPVQSVQFHPEAHPGPSDTAYIFERFVQQVATWGGSKYAETSLIQ from the coding sequence ATGACGAAGGGTTATCTTGTTTTAGAAACGGGTGAAGCATTCAGCGGGGATTGGATCGGTGCTGAGCGTGAGATAGCTGGGGAGCTCGTTTTTAATACGAGTATGACAGGGTATCAGGAAATGGTAACAGATCCATCCTACGCAGGACAAATTTTAACATTTACCTATCCTTCCATTGGCAATTGTGGTGTTAACGGGGAAGATGAGGAAAGTAAAAGTATCTCCGTTTCAGCCGTGATTGCAAGCGATATTTGTGAGGAACCTAGTCATTATCAATCGACTAGAACGTTTTCAGAGGAATTAAAGCAGGCGAATATTCCTGGCCTAACGAATGTGGATACACGTGCATTAGTTGCGGTTATTCGTAAACATCATACCGTTCGTGGGAAAATTGTCGCAGAATGGAATAAGGATTCACCGCTAATCGAATGGAAAGAGAAGGACAGTCTGGGTTTAATACGTGATGTTGCAATAAAGAGGTCCGAAACGTATGGAAATGGATCGTATCATGTGGTTCTCGTTGACTTTGGTTATAAAAAATCTATTGTAGATGCTTTACTGGAACAAAATTGTACCGTAACAATCGTTCCGTATGATACATCATTAGAAGCAATTGAAGCACTTGATCCAGACGGAATCTTATTAAGCAATGGACCTGGAGATCCAATCGAGATGACGACTTTTCTCCTAAAGATAAAAACATTGACCAAAAATTATCCTACACTAGGTATTGGTTTGGGGCACCAGCTTATTGCATTAGCTCATGGTGGAAAAACGAAGAAAATGCCTGTTGGACATCGTGGGGGTAATTATCCGGTAAAAGAGTTAGGAACAGGTAAAGTTCGAATGACATCACAAAATCATGGTTATGTAGTGGAAGAAGACAGTGTGGATAACCAGGTTTTTCAAGCAATATTCCGAAACGTAAATGATAAGTCTCTCGAAGGGATGAAGCATGTCAGTCTTCCTGTTCAATCGGTTCAATTTCATCCGGAAGCACATCCAGGCCCAAGTGATACAGCATATATTTTTGAAAGATTTGTACAACAGGTAGCTACATGGGGAGGGAGCAAGTATGCGGAAACATCACTCATTCAATAA